Proteins encoded together in one Octopus bimaculoides isolate UCB-OBI-ISO-001 chromosome 24, ASM119413v2, whole genome shotgun sequence window:
- the LOC106883446 gene encoding zinc finger protein 665 has protein sequence MGKQSYHCDICKKSFSVESSLVTHKCIRTREKPSDCDICGKFFTTRSNLTTHKHLHTRKKKYHCDICGKLFFQASDLTKHRHVHTREKPYCCNICGKAFSRIDGLSVHKRIHTGEKPYRCDICGKSFTVMSHVTTHRRIHTGEKPYHCDICGKSFSAKNALTRHKRIHTGEKPYQCDICGKSFSTVSHINSHSRVHTGEKPYHCDICGKSFSHTNALTRHKHIHTGEKPYQCDICGKSFYQNSDVTKHRSIHTGEKPYHCDICGKSFSRKVNLTRHKHIHTGKKSDSCDICGKFLSNASALTIHRYVHTGEKRYQCDICGKSFSQCSILTAHKRVHTGEKPYHCDICGKSFSQCSNLTYHKRIHTGEKPFLCDVCGKSFSHRNALSTHKHIHTGEKPYHCDICGRSFSCRNSLTVHERIHTGEKPYRCNVCDKSFSDRAAFTRHKRIHTREKPYCCDICGKSFSQSGQFTNHKHVHTGEKPYHCGICSKSFSQTNRLSTHKCIHTGTKPSD, from the coding sequence ATGGGAAAACAATcctaccactgtgatatctgcaaGAAGTCATTCTCTGTGGAAAGTAGCCTTGTTACTCATAAATGTATTCGTACAAGAGAGAAGCCATctgattgtgatatctgtggtaaattttTCACTACAAGAAgtaacttaactactcacaaacaccttcatacaagaaaaaaaaaatatcactgtgatatctgtggtaaattattctttCAAGCAagtgacttaactaaacacagacACGTTCACACaagagagaagccatattgctgtaatatttgtggtaaagcattctctcgAATAGATGGCCTATCTGTtcacaaacgtatccatacaggagagaagccttatcgctgtgatatctgtggtaaatcgttcacGGTAATGAGCCATGTAACTactcacagacgtattcatacaggagagaaaccttatcactgtgatatttgtggcaaatctTTCTCTGCTAAAAATGCCTTAACTcgacacaaacgtatacacacaggagagaaaccatatcagtgtgatatttgtggtaaatcattctctacagTGAGCCATATAAATTCTCACAgccgtgttcatacaggagagaagccctatcactgtgatatttgtggcaaatctTTCTCCCATACAAATGCCTTAACtcgacacaaacatatacatacaggagagaaaccatatcagtgtgatatttgtggtaaatcattctatcAAAATAGTGATGTAACTAAACACAGaagtattcacacaggagagaaaccatatcactgtgacatctgtggtaaatctttctctcgaaAAGTtaacttaactagacacaaacacattcatacagggaAGAAATCGGAttcctgtgatatctgtggtaaatttcTCTCTAATGCAAGTGCTTTAACAATACATAGATATGtccatactggagaaaaacgctatcaatgtgatatctgtggtaaatcattctctcaatgtAGTATCTTAACTgcacacaaacgtgttcatactggagagaaaccatatcactgtgacatctgtggtaaatcattctctcaatgtAGTAATTTAACttatcacaaacgtattcacacaggagagaagccatttctctgtgatgtctgtggtaaatcattctctcatagaaATGCCTTAAgtactcacaaacatattcatacaggagagaaaccgtatcactgtgatatttgtggtaggTCATTCTCTTGTAGAAATAGCTTAACTGTTCatgaacgtattcatacaggggagaagccatatcgctgTAATGTCTGTGACAAATCTTTCTCTGACAGAGCTGCCTttactagacacaaacgtatacatacaagagagaaaccatattgctgtgatatttgtggtaaatcattctctcaaagtggtcAATTTACTAATCATAAgcatgttcatacaggagagaaaccatatcactgtggaatctgtagtaaatcattctctcagacaaATAGGTTATCTACTCACAAATGTATCCATACTGGAACAAAACCAAGTGACTGA
- the LOC128250702 gene encoding zinc finger protein 93-like: MSHVTTHRRIHTGEKPYHCDICGKSFSDRNALTRHKRIHTGEKPYQCDICGKSFSQNSDVTKHRSTHTGEKPYHCDICGKCFVVISLLTDHKYFHTQKKPYHCDICGKSFCQNSGLTKHKSVHTGEKSCHCDICGKSFSGKGNLTRHKHIHTGEKSYSCDICGKLFSENSNLTRHKYIHTGEKEHCCDICGKSFSQCSILTTHKRVHTGEKPYHCDICDKSFSQINSLTSHKRIHTGEKPFLCDVCGKSFSQGNALSTHKHIHTGEKPYHCDICGKSFSCRNSLTVHERIHTGEKPYRCKICDKSFSDRNAFTRHKRIHTGEKPYCCDICGKSFSQSGQFTNHKHVHTGEKPYHCGICSKSFSQTNRLSTHKCIHTGTKPSD; encoded by the coding sequence ATGAGCCATGTAACTactcacagacgtattcatacaggagagaaaccttatcactgtgatatttgtggcaaatctTTCTCTGATAGAAATGCCTTAACTcgacacaaacgtatacacacaggagagaaaccatatcagtgtgatatttgtggtaaatcattctctcaaaatagtgaTGTAACTAAACACAGAAgtactcacacaggagagaaaccatatcactgtgatatctgtggtaaatgtTTCGTCGTAATTAGTCTCTTAACTGACCACAAATACTTTCATACACAAAAGAAgccctatcactgtgatatctgtggtaaatcattctgtcaGAATAGTGGTCTCACTAAGCACAAAAgtgttcatactggagaaaaatcctgccactgtgatatctgtggtaaatcattctctggaaaaggtaacttaactagacacaaacacattcatacaggggagaaatcgtattcctgtgatatctgtggtaaattattctctgaaAATTCtaacttaactagacacaaatatattcatacgggAGAAAAAGAacattgctgtgatatctgtggtaaatcattttctcaatgtAGTatcttaactactcacaaacgtgttcatactggagagaaaccatatcactgtgacatctgtgataaatcattttctcaaataaatagcttaactagtcacaaacgtattcacacaggagagaagccatttctctgcgatgtctgtggtaaatcattctctcaaggaAATGCCTTAAgtactcacaaacatattcatacaggagagaaaccatatcactgtgatatttgtggtaagtcattctcttgTAGAAATAGCTTAACTGTTCatgaacgtattcatacaggggagaagccatatcgctgTAAAATCTGTGACAAATCTTTCTCTGATAGAAATGCCTttactagacacaaacgtatacatacaggagagaaaccatattgctgtgatatttgtggtaaatcattctctcaaagtggtcAATTTACTAATCATAAgcatgttcatacaggagagaaaccatatcactgtggaatctgtagtaaatcattctctcagacaaATAGGTTATCTACTCACAAATGTATCCATACTGGAACAAAACCAAGTGACTGA